Part of the Methanomassiliicoccus luminyensis B10 genome is shown below.
AAGTCGCCCTCCGCCTGCGCGGTGATGGCGGGATAGGGGTCCTGGTTCTTCGGCAGTCCCAGGCAGGCGGCCACCTTGGAGACCGGGCCGTCGGCGCCGACCACCACCTTGGCGCGGTACGTCGCGTCCCTGGTCCTCACCTCGGTGCCGTTGACATCTATGACCTGCGCGGAGGTAGCGATCTCCGCCCCGGCCTTGCGGGCCTTCTCCGCGAGGTGCTTGTCGAAGCGGTCGCGGTCGGTGGTGTACCCCTTGAAGGGAACGTCCCAGTGGCGGTTCGGGGAAAGAATGCGGAATATGTCCATGCGGCGGGAGATGAGGGATTCGGGGACATCGAACAGCGGCCCCAGGTCCGGCGAGTTGGGCAGGATGGCCTCCATCTCCTCCAGGAGGGGCATGAACTCTCCGCAGGCCACCGGCTCGCCCACGTTCTTCTTCTTTTCCAGGACCAGGACGCTCGCCCCGCCCAGCGCGGCGTGCTCGGCGGTGCTGCTGCCGGCGGGCCCGCAGCCCACGACGATGACGTCGTAATCGGTCCTCATCCTCAGGCCTTCCTCTCGACCACACTGTCGGCCAAGGCTATCAGGGCGTCCTTGTAGATGGATGGTTCGATGTCCTTTATGGCCGCGACGGCCTTGTCCCGGAGATCGTTGGCGTGCTTCCTTGCCGCCTCCACCGCCCCGGAGGCCTTTACCAGGGCCAAGGCCTCCTCGACCTCCGCCCTGGTCTTCTCCCCCTTCTGATAGATGTCCCTGATCCTGGCCCCGCTCTTCTCGTCGTGCATGGCCAGCATGATCGGCAGGTTCGGCTTTCCCTCCACGATGTCCATGCCCCGGGGCTTCCCGATGTCGG
Proteins encoded:
- a CDS encoding geranylgeranyl reductase family protein; the encoded protein is MRTDYDVIVVGCGPAGSSTAEHAALGGASVLVLEKKKNVGEPVACGEFMPLLEEMEAILPNSPDLGPLFDVPESLISRRMDIFRILSPNRHWDVPFKGYTTDRDRFDKHLAEKARKAGAEIATSAQVIDVNGTEVRTRDATYRAKVVVGADGPVSKVAACLGLPKNQDPYPAITAQAEGDFEPIMEMHFGSVAPGAYAWVLPKGKGANVGVGVARRWADGKLTDYFDAYLKQRGLNIVTRPIGKYVPSKGPLDRTVAEHGLLVGDAAGHVMAVNGGGIPIAMICGRLAGRVAAEHVAKGVPLSRYEDLWRHQVAKPLRTAVHTKMLADLFFGSNRRLEFSMNVLGARRMGNILRCRPSFP